Below is a window of Rodentibacter sp. JRC1 DNA.
TGTAAAGAATAATCTGCACTCTAGGAGTTTACTTAAATCACTAAGTATCTAGGGTGCAGATTTTTATGATTTAATTTCCGATAGAATAAAAGGCAATGTGATTGACATTGCCTTTGTTTTTTTTTGAATTGATGCGATTTCTTATACAACAGTTAAATCGTATTGAAAAATAACCGCACTTTTGAAGAAAGAAGTGCGGTTATTTTGCCTTGTATTTTTATTTTACTGTTACGCGGGCAAATTTACGTTTACCCACTTGGTAAACATTTGTGCCTTTTGGTGCATTGGTTTTAACGTTATCTACTTTTTCACCGTTTATTTTCACACCGCCTTGTTGTGCGGCGCGAATCGCTTCTGAAGTAGAAGGGACTAATCCGGCTTCTTTTAATAACGTTGCTAAACCGATTTCACCGTTAAAGGTAAACTCAGGCATTTCATCCGGCATTGCGCCTTTTTGGAAGCGGTTGATAAATTCTTGTTCCGCAGCATTAGCAGCTTCTTCATCGTGGAAACGGGCGATTAATTCTTTTGCCAGTAAAATTTTCACATCACGCGGGTTTCTACCGTTTTCAACGTCTGTTTTTAACTGTGCAATTTCAGTTAGTGGACGGAAGGAAAGTAGATCGTACCAATCCCACATTAATTCATCGGAAATCGACATTACTTTACCAAACATTTCATTTGGTGCTTCTGTTACGCCAATGTAGTTTCCAAGGGATTTGGACATTTTTTTCTCGCCATCTAAACCGACTAACAGCGGAAGTGTGATTGCAACCTGTGGTTTTTTGCCGGCAGATTTTTGTAATTCACGACCGACAAGCAAATTGAATTTTTGATCGGTACCGCCTAATTCTACATCGGCATCTAATGCCACAGAATCATGACCTTGTAATAACGGGTAAATAAATTCGTGGATCGCAATAGGTTGATTATTGGTAAAACGCTTTTTGAAATCATCACGCTCTAACATACGTGCAACCGTATAATTGCTTGCAAGGCGAATCATTCCTTCCGTACCTAATTTACCCAACCAGTCGGAATTAAAAACAATTTGGGTTTTTTGCGGATCAAGAATTTTGAAAATTTGTTCTTTGTAGGTTTCCGCATTGCGCAGCACATCCTCACGGCTAAGTGGCGGACGTGTGGTATTTTTGCCGGATGGATCACCCACCATACCGGTAAAATCGCCGATTAAGAAATAAACCTCATGACCAAGTTGCTGGAATTGGCGTAATTTATTTAATACAACCGTATGCCCTAAGTGAATATCGGGTGCCGTGGGATCTGCGCCTAATTTTACTTTTAATGGGCGATTTTCTTTCAGTTTTTCAATTAAATCGGCTTCTGAAAGAATTTCATCAGTACCGCGCTTGAGTTCCGCGAGAACGGTATTAATATCAGTCATTTGTATTTCCTGTTTATGTTTTTCTGAAAGGCTTTATTATAGGGATTCTGATAGATTTGTGAATAAAAAAAACGCCTATTTGTGGGGAAATAGGCGGGAATGTTGGAGTGATTATCTGCTGAGTGCTTCAAATGAAGAAGAAACTCTATATTATTGTTGGAATGAGCAGATGATAATTGTTCTCAATAATGATGTCAACAAATAAATAAAAATAATTCTCAAAAAAATTATCTATGAATATAAGGGACTGCTTCAGTGAGAGAAAGTGCGGTCGGAATACCATCTGAAATCTCAAATTCTCCGGCATAAGCATAAGCTTCTACGCCTTGTTCGATTGCCTCTTTCAATAAGCGATCATATTCGGGATCAATAGATTCTGCGATTTTGAAACGATCAAAACCATTATGCAAACCGGCAAATAGTACCACAGCCCGATGACCTTGTTTTCTCATCGCTAACAATTCGCGCACGTGTTTTTGTCCGCGCGTAGTAACGGCATCGGGGAACATACCTAATTCACCTTTTACCAAAGTAATGGATTTCACTTCCACATAGCAATCAGGCAAATTTTTACCTTTCAACAAAAAATCAATACGGCTGTTTTCTTCACCATATTTTACCTCAGGATAAATTTCATCGTACATTGCCAGTTCTTTGATTTGCTTATTTTGTAAGGCTTCAAGCACAAGTTGGTTAGAACGGTGCGTGTTAATACAGCAGAGTTGCCCGTTGGCAAGTTGGGTAAGTTCCCAAGAATGCGGATATTTGCGGGTTTGGCTGTCGGAATGGGAATACCATACCGTGTCGCCTTTTTCACCACAGCCTGTCATTGCACCGGTGTTGGCGCAATGAATAGTCATCACTTCACCATTGGCAAGTTCAATATCTGCAAGAAAGCGTTTGTAGCGGCGAATTAATTTCGCAGATTGTAGCGTCGGGAGTTGCATAAAATTCCTTATAAAAGTTTGTTGAGTTTTTCACTGTTTTAGTTAGAGGCATGTTGAATTGACATACTGCCTCGCATTTGTTTTCGATAGTTCATCGGTGATGAACCGGTATATTTTTGGAAATTTTCATAAAATCGGCTGAGGGAATTAAAACCTGCCGTCAGTGAAATATCCAATATTGTTTTATCGGTATCG
It encodes the following:
- the tyrS gene encoding tyrosine--tRNA ligase, encoding MTDINTVLAELKRGTDEILSEADLIEKLKENRPLKVKLGADPTAPDIHLGHTVVLNKLRQFQQLGHEVYFLIGDFTGMVGDPSGKNTTRPPLSREDVLRNAETYKEQIFKILDPQKTQIVFNSDWLGKLGTEGMIRLASNYTVARMLERDDFKKRFTNNQPIAIHEFIYPLLQGHDSVALDADVELGGTDQKFNLLVGRELQKSAGKKPQVAITLPLLVGLDGEKKMSKSLGNYIGVTEAPNEMFGKVMSISDELMWDWYDLLSFRPLTEIAQLKTDVENGRNPRDVKILLAKELIARFHDEEAANAAEQEFINRFQKGAMPDEMPEFTFNGEIGLATLLKEAGLVPSTSEAIRAAQQGGVKINGEKVDNVKTNAPKGTNVYQVGKRKFARVTVK
- the sfsA gene encoding DNA/RNA nuclease SfsA — protein: MQLPTLQSAKLIRRYKRFLADIELANGEVMTIHCANTGAMTGCGEKGDTVWYSHSDSQTRKYPHSWELTQLANGQLCCINTHRSNQLVLEALQNKQIKELAMYDEIYPEVKYGEENSRIDFLLKGKNLPDCYVEVKSITLVKGELGMFPDAVTTRGQKHVRELLAMRKQGHRAVVLFAGLHNGFDRFKIAESIDPEYDRLLKEAIEQGVEAYAYAGEFEISDGIPTALSLTEAVPYIHR